One Hordeum vulgare subsp. vulgare chromosome 4H, MorexV3_pseudomolecules_assembly, whole genome shotgun sequence DNA window includes the following coding sequences:
- the LOC123447720 gene encoding serine hydroxymethyltransferase 1, mitochondrial codes for MAMATALRKLSARGQPLSRLTPLYSMASLPATEERSAVTWPKQLNAPLEEVDPEIADIIELEKARQWKGLELIPSENFTSLSVMQAVGSVMTNKYSEGYPGARYYGGNEYIDMAETLCQKRALEAFNLDPEKWGVNVQPLSGSPANFHVYTALLKPHDRIMALDLPHGGHLSHGYQTDTKKISAVSIFFETMPYRLDESTGLIDYDQLEKSAVLFRPKLIVAGASAYARLYDYNRMRKICDKQKAVLLADMAHISGLVAAGVIPSPFEYADVVTTTTHKSLRGPRGAMIFFRKGVKEINKQGKEVKYDFEDKINAAVFPGLQGGPHNHTITGLAVALKQATTQEYRAYQEQVMSNSARFAESLTSKGYDIVSGGTDNHLVLVNLKKKGIDGSRVEKVLENVHIAANKNTVPGDVSAMVPGGIRMGTPALTSRGFVEEDFAKVAEFFDSAVNLALKVKAAAAGTKLKDFVATLQSDSNIQAEIAKLRHDVEEYAKQFPTIGFEKETMKYKN; via the exons aTGGCCATGGCGACGGCGCTCCGCAAGCTCTCCGCCCGCGGCCAGCCCCTCTCCCGCCTCACGCCGCTCTACTCCATG GCGTCCCTGCCGGCGACGGAGGAGAGATCCGCAGTCACC TGGCCGAAGCAGCTCAACGCGCCGCTGGAGGAGGTCGACCCGGAGATCGCCGACATCATCGAGCTCGAGAAGGCCCGCCAATGGAAG GGGCTGGAGCTCATCCCGTCGGAGAACTTCACCTCCCTGTCGGTGATGCAGGCCGTGGGATCCGTCATGACGAACAAGTACAGCGAGGGGTACCCCGGCGCCAGATACTACGGTGGAAACGA ATACATTGATATGGCCGAGACGCTGTGCCAGAAACGTGCTTTGGAGGCCTTCAATTTGGACCCGGAGAAGTGGGGAG TGAATGTGCAACCTCTGTCGGGTTCACCTGCCAACTTCCATGTATACACTGCTCTGCTGAAGCCACATGACAGAATTATGGCCCTGGATCTTCCTCACGGTGGACATCTTTCCCATGGTTACCAG ACTGACACAAAgaaaatctcagcagtttcaataTTCTTTGAGACAATGCCTTACAGACTGGATGAAAGCACTGGCTTGATTGATTATGACCAG TTGGAGAAAAGTGCCGTTCTTTTTAGGCCAAAGTTGATTGTTGCTGGTGCTAGTGCATATGCTCGCCTTTATGATTATAACCGCATGCGGAAG ATCTGTGACAAGCAGAAGGCAGTTCTTCTCGCAGACATGGCACATATCAGTGGGCTAGTTGCTGCTGGTGTCATTCCCTCTCCTTTTGAGTATGCCGATGTGGTGACTACCACTACCCACAAGTCACTCCGTGGTCCACGTGGAGCCATGATCTTTTTCCGGAAGGGGGTGAAAGAAATAAACAAACAAGGGAAGGAG GTTAAGTATGATTTTGAGGACAAAATCAATGCTGCTGTCTTCCCTGGTCTGCAAGGTGGACCACATAACCATACTATTACTGGCCTGGCCGTTGCGCTTAAGCAG GCAACTACTCAGGAGTACCGAGCTTATCAAGAGCAAGTTATGAGCAACTCTGCTAGATTTGCTGAG AGCTTGACTTCCAAAGGCTACGACATTGTCTCTGGTGGGACTGATAACCATTTAGTTTTGGTGAACCTCAAGAAAAAG GGAATAGATGGTTCAAGAGTGGAGAAGGTTTTAGAAAATGTGCATATTGCAGCAAACAAGAACACAGTTCCTGGTGATGTTTCAGCTATGGTACCCGGAGGCATCAGGATGG GAACCCCTGCGCTTACATCAAGAGGATTTGTTGAGGAGGACTTCGCCAAGGTTGCCGAATTCTTCGATTCGGCAGTGAACTTGGCTTTGAAGGTTAAAGCTGCAGCAGCAG GTACCAAACTGAAGGACTTTGTTGCCACTTTGCAATCCGACAGCAACATCCAAGCTGAAATTGCAAAGCTTCGCCACGATGTGGAggaatatgcaaaacaattcccaACAATCGGATTCGAGAAAGAGACCATGAAGTACAAGAACTAA